The genomic DNA GTTGGCTTCAGTCTGTGACATTTCACTCCCATAGATTTCAGTGGGAAAGGATCAAGCGGATGTTTACTTTGTCCCTATTGAGGTGAGCcaagatgttgtttttaactacaACAGAAGTGTATAACTTCAGCCAGATATACCATGTGGAAGGCAGTTGTATCAATTAACACAACGTCAAAGAACACGCTTCTCCAAACATGTGTGTCTGGATGTGCgcctgccttcaagtcgcctgagGACCTATGGCGACCCcctgaatttcacagcattgtcTTAGGCGAGAGATACTCAGAGATAGGTTTGcttgttctttcctctgaaatatagcctgcagcccCTGGTACTGgtcggtggtctcccatccaggtactaaccgaggctgaccctgcttagcttctaagatcagacggTATCTGGTGCCTGCCTAATCTGAATCAGAGTCTAAAATGTAAACGCCAGGGAAAGTGGAGGCGGGGAAGGCATTTTCCTTCAGATGTTGATATACTACCATCAGCCCTCACCCAGCGTCTAACAGTAAGCGacgatgggagctacagtccaataaGATCTAGAAGACCACATGTTCTTCACCCCTGAATTAAAGGgcacctttttatttaaaaaggggggctctggttttgttttgtttttcccttcgAGGTATCGGCGATGCCTGCCTTAACCCGGCGCAGAAGTCTTCAGCAGATCCCCAGACAGTTCATAGAAGGGTTCTGttaaggagaagaaaaagcaatGAAAGATATCACTTGTGGGGCATTTTGTATCTCTATATTTAGCCAAGCTTACTGCTGGGTCCGCTATTGAGGAGAAGGTCAAAAAGCAGGCAAGGGGCCGATCTGAGAAACAAGAACCGCAGGACCAAAGCCGTCCTAAACAGTGAAACTCCTAAGAAGAGACAGCACGATCTTCCACCAAATCCAGAAATCTAGGCTTCACTTCTGCATTACATTCAGTCGTGGAATTCCCACCAGTTcgaacatcacacacacacacaaaacccccaaaacccTAAAGCCATATTTGCCTTAAAACAACAATAGGCTTAGAAGAATAACAGCGGTTTTACCGAACCTGGTGACTGCCAGGTTtattggattacatctcccatgATCCACGAGCCAGCATGGCTCAGTAAGGTTGGTCTAACAGACTGACTCTGATCTAGGCAGAATCGTCGCCATTTTATCAGAACCATCCCCTGTTGAACAATTCTAccattccctccccctttcctcagATAGATAAAAAGATAGGATTTTCCTTATGCAAACATCCCCATTTGCGTCTAACCGAATCACAGAGCAATAAAGACGTTTGTAGCCCAATGAACAAACCATGGGAATTCAGCTCATTTCTTTCTAGGAAGCTTTCTCTCTTTACTCCTTTTTCAGCTTTCTTCCACACACaatgagataaagatttcttcttctACCTGAACCATTCCTTTCCTTAGCTAGGTTAGGATGTACCATCTCTGCATAAGTAGATGCGAGCTATTAGTACACCTTTGTTTAAACTGCAAGCCACTTGGGTTGTTTCTGAGTCAGTttcagttcttagagaagcatcCTTAGAAGGGGGGATGGACCATCCTATGCTACTCTTTTGATTTAAAAAGCTAgatcctaacaggcttggctttgatatttttgatgtttaaacatttttgtttcctaaacaaaggctgaaaccttaggaaacttgaatttcCGACATCATCATCAGTAAACCCCCTCAACACAACTAACTGCTAAAGCTGAGTCGCAGGGCAACACCAAATAGATACTGGAAACGTTCCATATAAAGGTAAAGGTCTATGGtgttgaactcaatgggacttttGAAAAGACACCCATCGGGCTGCGATCTAACAATACAATACTACATTCACAAatcccgccttgaatcccattgtgggagaatggcgggatataaatccttgaaataaataaataaaatcagattcATTGACTTCAGTGAGACGTGAagatgcgccttcaagttgcctgttgacttatagcggCGTcatccatgaatttcaaagggttttcttaggcaaggaatcctcagaagtggttttgccagttccttcctctgaaatatagcttacagtatCCCATCCATGTtccaaccagagctgaccctgctgagCTTTCAAGATCAGCTAGGATTGGTGTCTTTAGGGCATAAGTGCATGGCTGCAACTCAGTTGTGCTTTACCCTCTGGTGCGGTtttctctggggccacaacaaactgcagttcccagaattccacagcactgagccatagcacttaaagcggtgtcaacccggattattcctgcagtttgGGTGGAGCCTTTGACGGCGAGACGGGCCTCTGCATTTCTGTTTCGGGACCCAAGCAAAGCGGATCCTTTCACCTGTGTGCTTGGCTTCTTTAAAGAGACGCATTCCCACAAGGCAATCCCCATTGAACCACTGGAGGAAGCTGACCACCGAAGGACCTCTGACCTGACCCACAGCCATCTCAAGTTTATCTGTCGCAAACTTGACTGGCAGTTTTAATTACATCCGCTTCCTTGCAAAACTAAGTCCAAAGAAAACCCACCGCATTTAATCCCGTGGAATCAATGGAAAGTTCCCACAGAATTCAGCGGGACTTGGAAAGTGCCTGAGCTCAGGCCATTGGCTCCAAGGCTAACTCCCAGGCATTTGAGGGTTAGCAATATATAAAATATCGTCCTGCTTACTTGGGGAACTTAAGCATGAGGTCTTATTGACCTCTATGGGCCTAACTTTCTTCAGACTCGGAGAAGGTGGCCGATTCTTAAGACTCGAAACATCTGAGGTCTCTTTCCTGCTACACAGTTTttgcactttgatatcactttaccTGGTATGCTACCCTGCGTTTCTACTTTTGTAGTATCCTGGGTTTTGTAAGTTATTTCGATTCCTGTGCCAGAGAActtcagtgcctcaccaaactgctaatcgcaggattccacaagaggcaGAAAAAGTGGAATCAACGTTTTACTATTGTGTATCACGAAAGAATAAGAAACGTTAAATCCGACCCTCAACACTCCGTAGCACAATGCATACATTCTTTGCGTTTAAAAGACCGTGCAAAGTGGAAcacttgccattgctttcaatgggagagGATCAAGGAAGAGCAGACTTCCCGACGGAAGGCGAAAGTCCACCGTATGCTAGGATTTAAGTTGAAGTGCAACCTGTTATGCTGGCTGGATCGCTCCCAGAAGCCTTGTGTCAAACGGCACCgatgcattttattattattatcaatattattatttggATAACCCTTTTGCTTCGACAATTTAGTCCATTGATGTAGTTGCAGCTaaggctgcaaccgcactgcacaAACAGTCCAAGGTGAGACCGGTGTAACCGCCATTGCTCAACACTATGGGAATTGCAACTCATTGTggcacaccagagctctccgacagagaaggcggAATGTCTCACGAAacgacatttcccagaattccatagcactgagccaaggcagacaaggtggtgttaaactggattatttctacagcatggcCGGAGCCTgagagaccgctttgactgccctggctcagtgctagagaatcctggaaattgttgtttattgtggcatcagtaCATATCTCACAAACCGACAGTTCCACAAATTCCCTAGCTTTGACCCAAGACAGTTAACTTTGGGCTGGCAATCAATGGCCCTGAAGCCAGCGGGGGTCTTCCCCCAGAGTCGACCCACCAAAGCTGTTGTTCCTGACCTTGGCGGAGGATGCCCCTGGAGAGGAAgatctggggaaaggaaggcatcGCAGGGCTCGGAGCAACCgttcataaaatatttttattgacatAAAATCCGTTATCTTCTTATTAATTAAACACCGAATGGGAAAAAATGCGTATGTCTAATATTTTAAGGAACACTCCTCCGCACAACCTTGGATCTCAAGAACCCTCCTGTATCCCACCCCCCCTCCAAGGccaaaaagaaaccaaagaaaGCCCCTCTTTCCCAGAGAGACAAACGGGGGATGCCTTTCCCTTCCCTAAGGACAACGAGGAGGCCCAGGAAATACAACGGTACCGATGCGGAAGAATAGTCTCCACTAACCATTAGGCCACCCtgcttgtttctctctcctcttcttcctcttcctcctggcagCTTCAGAGCAACAAAACCAGTTTGCGGGGCCCTCGTGTCCGTGGGGCGTGGGCTCCGAGGCAATTCCCGGACGAGGTCCTCAATGAGGTCTAGTCGATTTGCAAGGCCCCACACTTGGAGGTCCCAAAAACAGACCCGTGGAGGCATGTCCGCCTGGTCCTCCAGGGGTCTTCCTTCCGCCCTTGGTGGGCCCCATCGCCCTCCGAGTCCGCGGGGAGGGCTGGCCCGGGGGCGGTGGGTCATTCCTCCTGGCCGACTTGGGTCGGGGAAGCGAGACTCAGCTCCGGCGGCCTCTCCAGCTCCTTCGTCCTCTCTTGCTCCGTCAGCTGCTCGCTCGAAGGGATGGAGTTCTTCTTCGGGCGTCCTTTGGGCTTGGTGGGCGACTCCAGCCCTCCGCCTTGCAGCACCTGGGGgataacaaaaaacaaaggagGGGGATATGTGGGGGAATGCAGCCACTGATCGCAGGAgcccaaaaatgtgtttcttaaaaaaaaaccaaactatcCACGTCTGTCTAGAAAACACTCATCTCAGCACCAAGTCCAAGGTGAGGCCCAAAGAAAACACCGGGCAGCTACTCTGTCCTTCCTCCTGGTTTGCACTACCTTTTCTTCTGCCTGGCATGGTTCCTGGGCTTTCAGTGTGAGCTCAGCAGGTAGACAGCCAACAGGTAAGCCTTTCCCCAGCACTATGCTTCTGGGTTGAGCGTAAGGCTTGTTCTTGCCATagaaaacccactgggccaccttgggcgagtcacacattctcagcttcagataaacttgtgataggttcgccttagggccatcataagtcgggaatgacttgaaggcacacaacaacaaatgccagaAAAtagcgtgaagtcgaaggctttcatggccggcatccatagttttttgtgggtttttagggccacatggccatgttctagaagagtttattcctgacgtttcgccagcatctgtggctggcatcttctctgaagatcttctctgaaaatgtcagccacagatgcaggtgaaacgtcaggaataagctcttctagaacatggccacttagtcCGAAAATCTCGCAAAAACCCAGAGAATAGTCTTACTTGTCGGATGTCTACCTCTCACTGTGCAAGGTAAAGGGGTATTCCTGTAGCCAACTCTTTGGACAAGAGCTTTGGTGGGGAACCCTTGATGCAAGGAAGCAAGATCTTCTTTCCTGAGGTTAAGATACCTGCTGGGTTGTTTGAAAGAGGATTTCTGTTACTATTGTATTATTGCCCTCGATTCTGTTTTAAACCAGACTCGTCTGTATGAGCAGGCAAAGGAATCTTCTAACACCTGTGGGactcaatggaaaaaaaaaagtctgtagTGTAACCTTTCATAGAAGCAGTCCACTTCCTCATATGCATGAAGCCAACAATGAACTGAGTCTACCAAGGCTTAGGCTCCAAAACCTCTTTCTCCCAGTTAGCCACAAAAGTGCTGCAAAATTCCTTTGTATCCTGTTTCTGTTTGTATTTGAGCACATTTTGGAAGCTTCACTCCTGGGTGGGTACTGAGAGTGTAGAAACACTTTCTGTTTCTATAATAACCAGTTTTGCTGCCCTCCCATTGAAAGGACTACTCACTCCGAGTAAATTTTCTGTTAGGCTCTACAAGGAAGAAAGTCCCATTTTGCTTGCAGGTAAATGGGCATAATAAGCTGGTAGCCTCAAGGATGTAAAGCAGGGGTGAGGAAAAGGTAGAGCTCCAGGTGTCAGCAAAGGTTTGTGGTATCAATGTCACTGGGGCAATAAATCCACTTTAAAAGAGAAATCCAAGGGGTTGAAACTTCCAGTAGTATCTGGAGAGCTGTACTTTGCCCACCTCTAATATAATAGATTTGGGGACGACTCTTTAGGGCCTAAATATGCTAAAAgtaccagatcctgcctgatcttggaagcccaGCAGGATCatccctggttggtacttggatgggacacacacacacacacacacacacaagaccagGTGCTGCAGCATATATTTCAGAAAGGGAAActgcaaaaaccacctctgagtattccttgactacaAAAATCATTGGtggcacacacatatatacaatataaagGATTaacctgcattattattattattattattatttatatagcactgtagttTTACACAGCGCCATACATACATGCTTCTGTTAGATTGTCTCCACCAAATTGCTGGAGGCAAGGGCAAGAAAGAGCTCCAGTCCCAGTGAATTCAATGGAGCTTATTCCCAGGGAAATTGCCTTAACAGGATGCATAGCCAATTCCTAGTCATATTATGTTTCATATGATGTACTCATTTGGAAGGCACTCTCATTACTCTGGCCCCAGATTGATTTCCCCCCTACCTGCAGTCACAGATGTTCTGCAACCCCCTGTTCAACTTGTTCAACTTGCCTATCAGTTCCTCTTGTGTCTCCCTAACTTAGTTAGTGCAGCTTTGTCCCCAAAATGTACACTGACAGAATTATTACTAATATGTAATAATCCTGAGTGTGAGTCAAGTCCCACTTATATAAATGAAGTTGATTTCCACAGATGTGTGGTTAGAATGGCCTCTCTCTTTGCTTTGAAGTAAGCATGGGCAAGATCAGCATATAAGGCACTGACttaaagcaacaaaaataaacatgacATCATCTCATTAAGGCCAGCAAATGCTATTTAGGGAAGATTACagtctctccctttccccaaaagCTTAGGCAAATCATGATATTGTTTTGGAAATTCAGCTTCATGTCCCCTGAATGGAGCAGAGCCCTTAAAGGCATTAGTGTGAAAGCCCTGATTGCCATTGCACTAAAGCTCCACATTTAAACTATTGGTAAATAAAGGCTAGATCCACACTGTTTTGCCATACCATAGCTCCctctgaaaattgtgtgtgtgtgtgtgtgtgtgtgtgtgtgtgtatgtcttcagatctgttgacttatggtgacctcatgaatttcatagggttttcttaggcaataaatactcagatgtggttttgtcagttccttcctctaaaatattttttatgtttttattttatttatatgccacctttctcccagagaatTGCATGACTTTCCTGGaatgacccaaggcagctcattaGTAATTCACCATTACTAATTTGTTTCATGGGTTTTTTCCTAGACTAAAGCATGAGTTAGGACAGTTTGATCCTCTATGGATGTGTGTTAAACTGGTTCAATGCTGGCTAAGTGAGGTTAGAATTGCAGCCTTACTCTAGATCCAATTCTTGGTGTACAAGGCCTACCCCCATTACGAAGCAAGAGACTAAGGTCTTCATCTCTGTACCAGAAAAACCAAATCCACCGCACCCCTATTTATCTTGGTGGAGACTGCATCCAGGACATGTGGAGTGGTTTTCTCTGAATCATATAAAGCCAGCCATGCACAAATGTCTGCCAGTTATGTTTGGCCTTTGAGATGCTTTTTGGGACTTCAATTCCGCAAAGCCCCAGCAGAACTGAGAACTGAGGCCTTAGGAGGACTAGAACCAAGGGTTTTCAGCTGAGATCCCTCCACTTGATTGGTTCAGCTTTGGCTGGAGGAATATCAGAGCAGAGATCTTTGACCCTGCTACAAGCTACTGAGATAACTATTTGAGAAAGATGTTCTGCCATTGTGGCTTCCACACAACTTTGTTCTGGATACACAGCAGCTGATCGCTACAGAGTGAGGAAATCAATGGGTGTCCAGGTATATGGCTTATCATGAAGAGGATCAGCCTTTAAAGTGTCACTCAGTTGGGGTGAGCAAGGCCAAGGTCAAACCCTTACTTGGGAATGGGGTGAAGAGAAAACAAAGGCTTGCCAGTACCATTATAACCATAAGAACAAGGGTGAGGGACCTTTGgatcccatcagccccagtggTTGGGAGATGTATTTCAGCAACACCTTCACATCCACAActtcccctccctccaaaaagtcTTAAGATGAAGTAAGCTTCTTTTCACAAGCAGATGTAGCCGAGCACAACACCTGCAGTTTGGCCACTGAGTGTCCTGGGATGAAGGGAGTTGTAGTAGACCATAGCTGAAGGACCTTGGTTGGAGGCTATAAATCTGTCTCTTCTGCCTTTTCCAGGTGGCAAAGAAAACTCATTAGGTGGGAATGATTATTTTTGCCTGTAGCTGTCCATGAAAGTAGGGAGTTAAAGCAAAACATAGTCCACCAAGCACACTTactattttcttccatttcatccGCCTGTTTTGGTACCAGGTTTTCACTTGCAGTTGACTCAGGCCCAGGGATTCTGCCAGGTCTATCCTGCAGGGGAGAAACAAAGCATCACTATAACATCCTGCTCATATCCACTCAGTTCCACCCATCCCTCCATCCGCTCCCACAGGTTTCCCTTTGGATGCCTTCACTGCCACCACCCTTCCTCCTCTGTAAATTGATCACTctctttccaggtttttttttttagcacagcCCTTCAAAACCGGAGATCCTGTgactcttcagatgttgctggatacATCAAACTGAGCACCTGATGTACACACAAGTTACGTAAGCTACAGTTTTAGTCGTTAAATTTCAGGTCTTCTGATTATGGGGAGCAAGCCAATTTACTAAATTTCAAGTTTTGCTCAACTgtttgtggtggggggggggagagagagaataaaagaaaTATCATCTCAATATACATTGTCCTGTGATGTAggctattttagaggaaggaactggccaaaccacctctgagcattccttgcctaggaaaaccagatgacattcatggggttgccataagtcaacaggcgacttgaaggtgcacacacatttgtttgttttttcacttttttACTATTATGATTTAATTTAGGTATATGTTGCTTTAATCtgtattgtgagctgccttgaatttCGTATCAGGCAAAAGATGGGCTActaaattaacaaataaataaaataattgttgttgCATAATTCATATTTTTAGATTAATGCTATTGGGCCTCTCGAATTTGACATGGTCTAGGGCCTTAATCCTCTGCTGATCAGATAACAGTTTCTGGAGAACTGCATGACTTTTACTGGAATGAAATAAACGTCTGTTCTTTCAAGCATATCTTCTCCAAAGCTCTGCAAGATAGGCAATCTGAATAGGGAGGGAGTAATTTGCTCAGAAAGTCACTTGCTCAAATCTGAACCCACACAGGTCCAAACTACTATGCCTACTTTATTTTTCTCCGGCGAGCATGCCTTCCAAGATGAATACTTGAGAAAAGTATTTTGTAACCTCTGAGTGGACCTTGTAGAGACAGCACCCCAATTAGTTTCTCAGATTTGTCTTATGGCCAACCTGAGTTCCTTTGCTCTCCATGACTGAATACATGCTACATATAtccatgtataaatctagaaattttagtcaaaaaatcaaccccaaaaCACTGGGTTGagttatccatggatcaatgtaagtattgtataggttaactcttatcaaaataggaGCCATCCCTTTCTCTGGGTAGAGTGGTGAAAAGTCAGAGGTTTGTCTATCCCAGGAAAACGTAAAAGAAGCACCAGCCACCTCTATTCTCTCTACTGCGGTGCTGCTTCCGGGCTTTTTGAATGCCTGACCAGGAAAATAGCGGCATAATTTTCTttagcttcatcctttacattctttgttacatgtccctaagttttacccttgacttatacatgggttatatcaaaatctataattttggtccAAAAACCTATTCTCAATCTAtatgtgaggttgacttatagttgagtatatacctTGTTAGTagttagttggggggggggggggtgaggggggtGAAGGGGGGTGAAGGAGAGATGGATAATTACTTGGAATCCTTCAATGATATGTTTAGATAGCACCTAGGGAACCCCGAAGCTGTGCCTGGTTCCTTTGGTGGGAAGGGAAGAAGCAAGGACTGGGGCCATCAGGGTTGGTGGCATGTGTGTGTacaatatgccttcaagtctcctgtcaatttatgaccccatgaatttcatagggttcatAGAGGTGGATTGGCTAGTTGTGCAGTTGTTgtttcccttcaagttgtttctgacttatggcagctctaaggtgaatctatgacggggttttcttgacaagatttgttcctAGGATGGGCCGCCTCTACCTTctgaaatgtgacttgcccaaggtggtttCCACGACTGAGCAGGGTTTCAagtcctgatctccagagttaaaGTACCACTACACCAGGCTAGTTCTctttcccagtttctttctctcgaatatagcctacagcacgcAATGGtcgttggtggtttcccatccaaatattaaccaaggctggccctgcttagcttccaagatctgagcCAGTTGCCTTTGGGAGACTTTAAATTTCTGAGTGCAGATGCTGTGTGAGGAGGACCAAGACAGGATTGCCAAACCAGCTATTTCCGATCCCGATCACGACCCCACTTCCTAGGGCTTGAAGGGCCGCCAGAATCTCCAGAGGCAAGGCATTTTTCAGGCATCCAAAGGAGCACCAAGTCTTGGCTTTGGGATACATAGTGCAGACACTTACAATTTAACCAGTGAAccgcacaattcccacccctgtttcAAATCTTTCAGCGAGTTATTgcaaacctattattattattattattattattattattattattattattattattattatataactttATATTAAACCATTTTTCCCTAAGAGTTTTAgggagttttcttctttttaacagaGGTGTGCAGAATAATAAAAAGTTGTTGGTGTACATGAACTGACTTAAAACAAAAACTATTCAATGCAGTCTGAATGTCGGGGCTGCATGTAGTGGAGAATCTTCCACACAAGACCCTTTGGGATGGGAGAAGGCACACCCAGGAACCATTTTTTCAAAGATGCCCTGCCCGGGGGCTATGCTAGTtcgggattctgggagctgcactccaaaaGGTCTCAGCCATTGCCCGGTAGGGCTTGGCATCAGATGGCAGTATCCCTGAGCCCTTCCTTGCCCACCTGTCCGGCGTGGAGAGGTACTTCTGCTTCTCGAAGCGCTTCTCCAGCCCCATCAGCTGCAGCTCGGTGAAGACGGTGCGGCTCCGACGGCCTTTCTTGGCTTTGCTGCCGGCCTCGGAGGCGGCTCCGGCGGCCCCGGGTTCCAGCTTCCCTCGGAAATGGAGCTCGAGGGGCAGGTGGGGGGCTGGGGATCCCCCTTGGAGCCCGGACCCTGCCGCCAAGAGAGCCGCCGGACTCAGGCCCGAGCAGCCCAGCGGCGCCAGAGGAAACTTGAAGACGGCCGCCGCCTGCTCCGCTTTCAGAACcgctagagaaagagagagaaagagaaaggaggttGGTTATTCAAGCCTTCCACTGGTTCCAAGGCTctggaaagtaactttttttggggggactgcacctcccagaatccccagccacccaGCTAGGTTGGGAGATGTAGGATCCCGATTGACTTCGCTTGAAGGTCCTACCATTTGCAGagttttcaggcaaggaaccGAAACCCACCTTGtattgtggctcagttccagaaAGGAGAGGGTGGTCAGATGTCCTCACCGCCAAGGAGGACAGGACACCGTAAAATGTAGGGagggaaaaaatgtagggcatgaccgaacagaagctcaaaacactcagaTAAATGTACATTTCATGCTAGACTGAGCCATGCTTAAAGGTaggagattttggaattcctcctgggcagaaaaggCAGGCTGAAATGTACAACGTGtcgggaaaaggaggatgtctggtcaccctgagaaaTGCCCTAAGAAAAAGTTCTTGTTCGGTTCTGCTAAGTGTGGAGGATGCTGAGTATGCCTTCCGCACTATGAAGTTGTAGTAatgtgattccactttgactgttctggttccatcctgtggaatcctgggattggcagtggttgttgttgttgttgctgcagctgtgtgccttcaagtcatttccgatttatggtgaccctaaagcgaacctaccctggggttttcttggctaggttTGCTCAgaggttgaggctgagagagtgtgacttgccccaggtcacccagtgggcttcatggccgagAGGAGGCCGCACCCTAGTCTCCCGAGTCCtaatccaagactcaaaccactaggccagcCAATGGAGGGCGGGGCATTTGGCATTCCCAACCAGGGAGCTGTCTTGACGCCTCCCAAACCGGGATTTCTGGGGATGGTAAAAGGGCAGTTACTCACAGCGATGTCATGAAGCTATCCTCGCCtctgggagtcacagtccagcggcgtctggaggggccacagattTCCATTCTCTGTTTGAGAATGTCAGTCTCATCCTGCTAGCAGCACTTTTGTCGCcatgtgccctcaagtcagctTCGAGTTTTATGGAGAACGTACGAGAGACTTCCAAGAACCCCTCAAGTCTTTCCAACTCAGGGCCTTGGTTGCATGCATCACTTCGCCTGTCGCGGGGCCCTGCTCAGAGCTGTTGTTATACGCCTTCACATGGAccccgacttatggcgaccctattttCTTGGCGTATATCCACACTGTATAATTATAGCCGTTCCAGACCACCGTGGCTCCTtttgatggaattctgggaggtgtagtttggAAGGACTTagcattagttttttgtgggtttttcgggctctgcgtccatgttctagaagagt from Sceloporus undulatus isolate JIND9_A2432 ecotype Alabama chromosome 2, SceUnd_v1.1, whole genome shotgun sequence includes the following:
- the BARX1 gene encoding homeobox protein BarH-like 1 isoform X1, with translation MQHPLDLGAAAHYFPADPFADPRPHRYRSFMIEEILTDHPDAKASPPAGELLKFGVKALLSARPYPSPLGTYLRRRCCPGPQPRQEPQGGPPSPAAGASPPHRLYCQAVLKAEQAAAVFKFPLAPLGCSGLSPAALLAAGSGLQGGSPAPHLPLELHFRGKLEPGAAGAASEAGSKAKKGRRSRTVFTELQLMGLEKRFEKQKYLSTPDRIDLAESLGLSQLQVKTWYQNRRMKWKKIVLQGGGLESPTKPKGRPKKNSIPSSEQLTEQERTKELERPPELSLASPTQVGQEE
- the BARX1 gene encoding homeobox protein BarH-like 1 isoform X2, whose product is MQHPLDLGAAAHYFPADPFADPRPHRYRSFMIEEILTDHPDAKASPPAGELLKFGVKALLSARPYPSPLAVLKAEQAAAVFKFPLAPLGCSGLSPAALLAAGSGLQGGSPAPHLPLELHFRGKLEPGAAGAASEAGSKAKKGRRSRTVFTELQLMGLEKRFEKQKYLSTPDRIDLAESLGLSQLQVKTWYQNRRMKWKKIVLQGGGLESPTKPKGRPKKNSIPSSEQLTEQERTKELERPPELSLASPTQVGQEE